The Bacillota bacterium genome contains a region encoding:
- a CDS encoding NADH-quinone oxidoreductase subunit D, with protein MESMKLFLGPQHPGMHGNASVHLYVDGDIIKRSYLLPGMLHRGFEKGMERHTWVNNISLIPRVCVVEPDINEMAFAMGTEKLLGIEVPERAHWIRMIMLELARLSIHLMSYGGLGGPSGNYTLMYHAHADRNSILDIFEQISGHRVYHQYIVPGGVRKDLPKGIEKDIHAFIDSLESRYEEYRDLGIENASIVPRIKDTIMLPENVVWELGVTGIGMRSAVDKPYDIRKVMPYARYDQVEFEVPTSSYSDARARIDIKLKEILQSISILRQCLKKMPEGPVRVPLSRGQSMRWTVPKGYVYSVVESSRGEFGYFMVSNGGTNPYRVGVRGASYPQGLLGIEKYMPGTRIDDAALWVDTMGVCSPEIDR; from the coding sequence ATGGAAAGTATGAAATTATTTTTGGGACCTCAACATCCTGGAATGCATGGAAATGCTTCTGTTCATTTGTACGTTGATGGAGATATTATCAAAAGATCCTATTTGCTTCCTGGAATGCTTCATCGAGGATTTGAAAAAGGAATGGAAAGACATACTTGGGTAAACAATATCAGTTTAATCCCTCGAGTCTGCGTCGTAGAACCAGACATTAACGAGATGGCTTTTGCCATGGGAACCGAAAAATTACTTGGTATTGAAGTCCCTGAAAGAGCTCATTGGATTCGAATGATTATGTTAGAGCTAGCAAGACTTAGTATTCATTTAATGAGTTATGGTGGACTTGGAGGTCCTTCAGGAAATTATACCTTGATGTATCATGCTCACGCCGACCGAAATTCAATCTTAGATATTTTCGAACAAATATCAGGTCATCGCGTTTATCATCAATATATTGTACCTGGTGGAGTGAGAAAAGATTTGCCTAAAGGCATTGAAAAAGATATTCATGCTTTTATTGATAGCCTTGAATCTAGATATGAAGAATATCGTGATTTAGGGATTGAAAATGCTTCAATTGTTCCTCGTATAAAAGATACAATTATGTTGCCTGAAAATGTTGTTTGGGAATTAGGCGTTACAGGAATTGGTATGCGTTCAGCAGTTGATAAACCTTATGATATCCGAAAAGTGATGCCTTATGCTCGATATGATCAAGTTGAATTTGAAGTTCCCACTTCTTCTTACAGCGATGCTAGAGCTCGAATTGATATCAAATTAAAAGAAATATTACAATCTATTTCCATTCTAAGACAATGTCTTAAAAAAATGCCAGAAGGCCCTGTAAGAGTTCCACTATCAAGAGGACAATCGATGCGTTGGACCGTTCCTAAAGGATATGTCTATAGTGTCGTTGAATCAAGTCGTGGAGAATTTGGATACTTTATGGTTTCCAATGGAGGAACGAATCCATACCGCGTGGGTGTAAGAGGAGCTAGCTACCCTCAAGGGTTGCTAGGAATCGAAAAATACATGCCAGGCACCAGGATTGATGATGCGGCTTTATGGGTAGACACCATGGGAGTTTGCTCCCCTGAGATTGATCGATAG
- a CDS encoding NADH-quinone oxidoreductase subunit C, translating to MTNSMSNVEYLQDLVSKNFHIITQEVISPYQVSFVVERNEVHLLLSALKSAGWIQMSYLSAVDWPEENKFELVYILMNWDKAVHVQIRTNIDRENPTMDSIIPIFPGAKYYERECHEFFGIKFPGNPDYHKQLILEMWDDIPPLRKDFDPKAYSDRKFPKREYTENFVVTNGALSKQAKRLSREVRAESLKGGKK from the coding sequence ATGACGAATTCCATGAGTAATGTTGAATATCTACAAGACCTTGTTTCAAAAAACTTTCATATTATAACTCAAGAAGTAATTAGTCCTTATCAAGTAAGTTTTGTAGTTGAAAGAAATGAAGTACATCTATTATTATCAGCTCTTAAAAGCGCTGGATGGATTCAAATGTCCTATTTAAGTGCTGTTGATTGGCCTGAAGAAAATAAATTTGAATTAGTATACATTTTAATGAATTGGGATAAAGCCGTTCATGTGCAAATTCGAACTAATATTGATAGAGAAAATCCAACAATGGATTCCATCATTCCCATTTTCCCCGGAGCCAAATATTATGAGCGTGAATGCCATGAATTCTTTGGAATTAAATTTCCTGGCAATCCAGATTACCATAAACAACTCATTTTAGAAATGTGGGACGATATTCCCCCTCTTCGAAAAGATTTTGACCCAAAAGCCTATAGTGACAGAAAATTTCCAAAAAGAGAGTACACAGAAAATTTTGTAGTAACAAATGGAGCTTTAAGCAAACAAGCAAAAAGACTTAGCCGTGAAGTTCGGGCAGAATCTTTAAAAGGAGGTAAAAAATAA
- the nuoB gene encoding NADH-quinone oxidoreductase subunit NuoB, with the protein MKSTKFTPARRLSKEEIDRKWWEIGDYFRRNSLWMLMYCTGCCAIELPPAMTSAYDMERLGMGPMATPRQADILLVSGYLSLKTLRRLIYTYEQMSEPKYVVGLGSCPINGGIYHDSHAVINQLDQYIPVDTYVAGCMPNTESVMNGFVDLMEQIKNKTATGWIRYRDNYAWYKKNQLDSLGEVEVHDEFHE; encoded by the coding sequence ATGAAAAGTACTAAATTTACACCAGCAAGAAGATTATCTAAAGAAGAAATCGACCGAAAATGGTGGGAAATTGGGGATTATTTCAGAAGAAATTCATTATGGATGTTAATGTATTGTACTGGTTGTTGCGCAATTGAACTTCCTCCCGCTATGACAAGCGCATACGATATGGAACGTCTTGGAATGGGCCCAATGGCAACTCCAAGACAAGCTGATATTTTGCTTGTTTCCGGATACTTATCTTTAAAAACATTAAGAAGACTTATTTATACTTACGAACAAATGAGTGAACCAAAATATGTAGTTGGTTTAGGAAGTTGTCCAATCAATGGAGGAATTTATCACGATTCACACGCCGTTATCAATCAATTAGATCAATACATTCCTGTTGATACTTATGTTGCAGGATGTATGCCTAATACAGAATCCGTCATGAATGGTTTTGTTGATTTGATGGAACAAATCAAAAACAAAACAGCAACTGGTTGGATTCGTTACAGAGATAATTATGCTTGGTACAAAAAGAATCAACTTGATTCATTGGGGGAGGTAGAAGTTCATGACGAATTCCATGAGTAA
- a CDS encoding NADH-quinone oxidoreductase subunit H, producing MIVRILVGFGIAFFGFVLQTSVAGVNRKIVGRLQKRYGPRWYQEFLDIFKLLSKRSVSHGWIFDFGVIMALGGIIGTAMFMPLTNSISAFGAYGYDNFFIFVYLLAVGMLGMAMSASGSGNPFASIGVMRALTTMLAYEVPFMIIVLTIIKLTGTSSLTQIGLFQQLAENNWFIIALPLGGIVAILSLMGMLGKKPFETYIAPAEIASGPMVEYGGKQLGMLFIMHEITVFIEVSLFVHLFLGGASNIFVFLIKYFLVYTTVNLISNVNGRFKIDQVVKFFYKWPLLMAITQAILAIYVGWVI from the coding sequence ATGATTGTACGTATATTAGTCGGATTTGGCATTGCCTTTTTTGGATTCGTTCTACAAACGAGTGTTGCTGGTGTTAACCGAAAAATAGTCGGTCGACTTCAAAAACGATATGGTCCAAGATGGTATCAAGAATTTTTAGATATCTTTAAATTGTTAAGCAAAAGAAGTGTTAGCCATGGCTGGATATTTGATTTTGGTGTCATTATGGCGTTAGGTGGAATCATAGGAACGGCAATGTTCATGCCACTTACCAATTCTATATCTGCTTTTGGTGCCTATGGATATGATAATTTCTTCATCTTCGTTTACCTTTTAGCTGTTGGTATGTTAGGTATGGCTATGAGCGCAAGCGGAAGTGGAAATCCATTTGCAAGTATTGGTGTTATGAGAGCTTTAACGACCATGTTAGCTTATGAAGTTCCTTTCATGATTATTGTATTAACCATCATAAAATTAACGGGAACAAGTTCTCTAACTCAAATTGGTTTATTTCAACAATTAGCTGAAAACAATTGGTTTATCATTGCACTGCCACTTGGTGGAATCGTAGCAATCTTAAGCCTAATGGGTATGCTAGGAAAAAAACCATTTGAGACTTACATAGCCCCGGCAGAAATTGCTTCTGGTCCAATGGTAGAGTATGGTGGAAAACAACTAGGAATGCTATTCATAATGCATGAAATAACTGTTTTCATTGAAGTCAGTTTATTTGTACATTTATTCTTAGGAGGAGCTTCTAATATCTTTGTATTCTTAATTAAATATTTCCTTGTATATACAACAGTTAACTTGATTTCTAATGTGAATGGACGTTTTAAAATTGATCAAGTCGTTAAATTTTTCTATAAATGGCCATTGTTAATGGCTATTACACAAGCAATTTTAGCTATTTATGTTGGGTGGGTGATTTAA
- a CDS encoding NADH-quinone oxidoreductase subunit M: MASIEFLILFLVISSLVSYFLTKINTFVGSVLTIFATMFVFISLVTYGFDLSLSTNVALIPGLSFQLTYLGIYFAIIIAFVYLMVSFFHPYFIDKFKYKGAYNFLFLFSLAGVLGVFFADNFLELFFFFELIVWTTMFLIPMGKSKSAAVTYYGFSAAGSFAMLFGIFIMYTQVGSFNIDAGLASLSGTNAVIVFVSFLVGAFAKLGAFPLHIWLPIAHGNAPHPFSPVLSGALVKLGAFVGVLALVRISPASSIISAIQLPVAHYIIALLGSVSIVFGTLMAIKEDDAKKLLAYSSMSHGGYILVAFSLLDSVAFAGGFYHILAHALASAGGFMAIAAVARNTGTTKMSEMGGIIHKMPITYIVYLVAIISMAGIPPMGGFISKWLIFQAVIDKGLIFVAIAVFFGSIGSFLYVFRPLAALFLGQELPRYKGKVKEAPILMLIPMVIVTLLNIYTGVFPNGILSFINNIISELGYAPIVLSGFEIAGYNGVLQPALIAGVFAFGVGVAFIIFIVLKKSKKVGLMDTYTAGNFIHTEDLLHYSTDFYAPLERLYEKYTTKMQDFYDSLANKVKEIGRLGKYIFMSKFVETTILWIVAIIVFLLWGELL, translated from the coding sequence ATGGCTAGTATTGAATTCTTAATATTATTTTTAGTTATATCTAGTTTGGTGTCGTATTTTTTAACAAAAATTAATACGTTTGTTGGCTCAGTTCTAACGATTTTCGCTACGATGTTTGTTTTTATTTCTTTAGTAACTTATGGATTTGATTTATCACTTAGTACCAATGTAGCCTTGATCCCTGGACTTTCCTTTCAATTAACTTATTTAGGAATTTATTTTGCGATTATTATTGCCTTTGTGTATTTGATGGTGTCTTTCTTTCATCCTTATTTTATCGATAAATTCAAATACAAAGGTGCTTATAATTTTTTATTCTTATTTAGCTTAGCTGGCGTATTAGGAGTGTTTTTTGCAGATAACTTTTTAGAACTGTTCTTCTTCTTTGAGCTAATTGTATGGACAACGATGTTTTTAATTCCTATGGGAAAAAGCAAATCTGCAGCTGTGACTTATTATGGATTTAGTGCAGCTGGAAGTTTTGCTATGTTATTTGGAATTTTCATTATGTATACACAAGTCGGCTCCTTTAATATTGATGCAGGTCTTGCGAGTTTGAGCGGAACAAATGCAGTAATTGTTTTTGTTTCATTCTTGGTCGGAGCTTTTGCAAAACTAGGTGCTTTTCCTTTACACATATGGTTACCAATTGCACACGGAAACGCTCCACATCCTTTTTCTCCGGTATTGTCAGGTGCATTAGTTAAATTAGGAGCTTTTGTAGGAGTTCTTGCACTTGTGAGAATTTCACCTGCTTCTTCTATTATTTCTGCAATTCAGTTACCGGTTGCTCATTATATTATTGCATTACTTGGTAGTGTTTCAATTGTTTTTGGAACTTTAATGGCCATTAAAGAAGATGATGCAAAAAAATTGTTAGCTTATTCATCTATGAGCCATGGTGGTTACATATTAGTTGCTTTTAGTTTATTAGATTCTGTTGCTTTTGCTGGAGGCTTTTATCATATTTTAGCTCATGCGTTAGCTAGTGCTGGAGGCTTTATGGCTATTGCAGCTGTAGCAAGAAATACAGGTACAACTAAGATGAGTGAAATGGGTGGAATTATTCACAAAATGCCAATCACATACATCGTTTACTTAGTCGCAATTATTTCCATGGCTGGTATTCCTCCAATGGGTGGATTTATCAGTAAATGGTTAATTTTCCAAGCAGTGATTGATAAAGGATTAATTTTCGTTGCCATTGCGGTATTCTTCGGAAGTATTGGTTCTTTCCTTTATGTATTTAGGCCGCTTGCTGCTTTGTTCTTAGGACAAGAGTTACCAAGATACAAAGGCAAAGTAAAAGAAGCTCCCATTTTAATGCTAATTCCAATGGTGATTGTTACACTCTTAAATATTTATACCGGTGTTTTCCCAAATGGTATATTAAGTTTTATCAATAACATCATATCTGAATTAGGTTATGCACCTATTGTTCTTTCCGGATTTGAAATCGCTGGATACAACGGTGTTTTACAGCCGGCTCTTATCGCAGGAGTATTTGCTTTTGGAGTAGGAGTTGCCTTTATTATTTTTATTGTATTAAAAAAATCAAAAAAAGTTGGATTAATGGATACCTATACCGCTGGTAATTTTATCCATACGGAAGACTTACTACATTACAGTACTGATTTTTATGCTCCTTTAGAAAGATTGTATGAAAAATATACAACGAAAATGCAAGACTTTTATGATTCGCTTGCTAATAAAGTAAAGGAAATAGGAAGACTCGGCAAATATATTTTTATGTCGAAGTTTGTGGAAACAACCATTCTTTGGATTGTCGCAATTATCGTCTTCTTACTTTGGGGTGAACTATTATGA
- a CDS encoding NADH-ubiquinone oxidoreductase, protein MSAILLIAIPLLAAFLSILSKKLAPFILIVVSVVNVILLFLVPEGIVIIGGFSFPYGINLLFDTYSKLALILVNTLFLIVVVLNISEFKKFSTVLLVSLAGLNGLLLTGDLFNLFVFLEIAGISAYLITTSNKKPLATFNYLVIGAVGSSLYLFGLIILYSMFGTLNLMDMINQIQTTDVAYSNLILPFFLMIVGLGVEAKILPFNAWVKGILKHSNTLSGPMIASVYAATMTLVFGRLINNLFMLEGKLLTVVVVILVAGIFIGEAMAYSSSKAREILLFSSISQASIAILLFVNGIVLWAVYLIIANALSKAVLFLVINKATKETNDDDVNALQGLFSKNILVGIVFTIASLSVLGLPLFVGFIIKLNFLTELVVADKLIIVAIILVSSIIEGVYFVKLLVKLWFKGDNEINVNYSLSYKLVFIIIASLMIVFGTYTSPLHSLDNGIDTVQSEIEVIYNG, encoded by the coding sequence ATGAGTGCAATTCTTTTAATCGCTATTCCTTTATTAGCGGCTTTCCTTTCGATTTTATCTAAAAAACTTGCTCCCTTCATTTTAATCGTTGTTTCAGTAGTAAATGTTATTCTTTTATTCCTTGTACCTGAAGGAATCGTTATCATTGGAGGATTTAGCTTTCCTTATGGTATAAATTTATTATTTGATACCTACTCAAAACTAGCTTTAATTCTTGTTAATACTTTATTTTTGATTGTAGTAGTATTAAACATTTCTGAATTTAAAAAATTCAGCACCGTCTTGCTTGTTTCTCTAGCTGGACTTAACGGATTGTTATTAACTGGAGATTTATTTAACTTATTTGTTTTTCTTGAAATAGCAGGAATCTCCGCTTACTTAATTACAACTTCAAATAAAAAACCACTAGCTACTTTTAATTATTTAGTAATTGGTGCAGTTGGAAGCAGTTTATATTTGTTTGGATTAATCATTTTATATAGTATGTTTGGAACGTTAAACTTAATGGATATGATAAATCAAATCCAAACAACAGACGTTGCTTATTCCAATCTAATTTTACCTTTCTTCTTAATGATTGTAGGCCTTGGTGTTGAAGCGAAAATATTGCCTTTTAACGCATGGGTTAAAGGAATATTAAAACACTCTAATACTTTAAGTGGTCCAATGATTGCTAGCGTTTATGCAGCAACTATGACTCTTGTATTTGGCAGACTTATCAATAATCTATTTATGTTAGAAGGTAAATTACTCACTGTAGTTGTTGTAATTTTAGTCGCTGGTATCTTTATAGGAGAAGCAATGGCTTATTCTTCTTCGAAAGCAAGAGAGATTTTATTGTTCAGTAGTATCTCGCAAGCAAGTATTGCAATTTTGCTGTTTGTAAATGGAATCGTTCTTTGGGCGGTTTATTTGATTATTGCAAATGCTTTAAGCAAGGCTGTTTTATTTCTTGTAATTAATAAAGCCACAAAAGAGACAAATGATGATGATGTAAATGCTTTACAAGGATTATTTTCTAAAAATATCCTTGTAGGAATTGTCTTTACAATCGCTTCTCTTAGTGTTTTAGGCTTACCTTTATTTGTAGGCTTTATCATTAAATTGAATTTTTTAACTGAACTAGTAGTAGCTGATAAATTAATTATTGTTGCGATCATCTTAGTATCAAGCATCATTGAAGGTGTCTACTTTGTTAAACTACTTGTCAAATTGTGGTTTAAAGGTGACAATGAAATTAACGTAAATTATTCTCTTTCATATAAACTTGTATTTATCATTATTGCAAGTTTAATGATTGTTTTTGGAACTTATACTTCTCCTCTTCATTCTCTAGATAATGGTATTGATACGGTTCAAAGCGAAATAGAGGTGATTTATAATGGCTAG
- a CDS encoding cation:proton antiporter subunit C, whose translation MIQYAAILLIVLGLYGLLTNRNVIKIIISLNVLEIGLNIFIISIGFVYDGVAPIITSTHGSSALIYVDPLPQALVLTAIVIGVGTTALGLAIAKNIHSKYHTFNIDEVEES comes from the coding sequence ATGATACAATACGCTGCTATTTTATTAATCGTTTTAGGTCTTTATGGATTATTAACAAATCGTAACGTTATTAAAATAATCATTTCTCTTAATGTTTTAGAAATTGGATTAAATATTTTTATTATCAGTATTGGTTTTGTTTACGATGGAGTTGCTCCAATTATTACAAGTACACATGGCTCTAGTGCATTAATCTATGTAGATCCACTTCCTCAAGCTTTAGTGTTAACTGCTATCGTGATTGGCGTTGGAACAACCGCTTTAGGTCTTGCAATTGCCAAAAATATTCATTCAAAATATCATACATTTAATATAGATGAAGTGGAGGAATCCTAA
- a CDS encoding Na(+)/H(+) antiporter subunit B codes for MKNFLALLLTIGLGVLIILSLSNNDYFPKFGEVDLNDRVSSEYIVKGSSEDIIFGETVDPESGPANIVTSIVADYRSFDTLGEVTVLFISALGVALLLGSGSKQKRLELHFKPNFMLRVGSRALFAIILMTGVYITLHGHLTPGGGFPGGAMIASSMLLLYLADDQFRAKIRGFKILESVAGSLYVVLGLLGLLLATYFLENFLPNGTVGELLSSGIIPIVYVLIGLKVGSEISGVIDNFLTEEEVL; via the coding sequence ATGAAAAATTTCTTAGCTCTCCTACTTACAATTGGTCTTGGAGTATTAATCATTTTATCTTTAAGCAATAATGATTACTTTCCTAAGTTCGGTGAAGTAGATTTAAATGATCGAGTTTCAAGCGAATACATCGTAAAAGGTTCTTCAGAAGATATTATCTTTGGCGAAACTGTAGACCCTGAAAGTGGTCCTGCAAATATCGTTACTTCCATCGTAGCTGATTATCGTAGTTTTGATACGCTAGGCGAAGTAACCGTCTTGTTTATAAGCGCTTTAGGCGTAGCCTTATTACTTGGAAGTGGCTCCAAACAAAAACGACTTGAACTCCATTTCAAACCCAACTTTATGTTGCGAGTGGGTTCAAGAGCTTTATTTGCAATTATATTAATGACTGGAGTATATATTACTCTTCATGGTCATTTAACTCCTGGTGGAGGATTCCCTGGAGGAGCAATGATTGCAAGTTCCATGCTTTTATTGTATTTAGCGGATGACCAATTTAGAGCAAAAATCAGAGGATTTAAAATTCTTGAAAGTGTTGCGGGAAGTTTATATGTCGTTTTAGGATTATTAGGCCTATTACTAGCAACTTATTTCTTAGAAAACTTCTTACCAAATGGTACGGTTGGTGAACTACTTAGTTCCGGAATCATTCCAATTGTTTATGTTTTAATTGGATTAAAAGTTGGAAGCGAAATTTCTGGAGTTATCGATAATTTTCTTACAGAGGAGGAAGTATTATGA
- a CDS encoding DUF4040 domain-containing protein translates to MILIDYVMLALSILLVLIAFLAINTKKLIKSVIFLSALSMLSVVAFVILKAPDVGLTEAVIGSGLVTSLFIFTLLSTKKEETK, encoded by the coding sequence ATGATACTAATTGATTATGTGATGCTCGCTTTATCCATTTTGTTAGTGTTGATTGCCTTCTTAGCAATCAACACTAAAAAACTGATCAAAAGCGTTATTTTTCTTTCAGCATTAAGCATGTTAAGTGTTGTAGCTTTTGTTATTCTAAAAGCTCCTGATGTCGGTTTGACAGAAGCTGTTATCGGATCTGGATTAGTTACAAGTTTATTTATATTTACTTTACTTTCAACTAAGAAGGAGGAAACGAAATGA
- the mnhG gene encoding monovalent cation/H(+) antiporter subunit G, with amino-acid sequence MEIISYIFLVIGGIFFFLGGLGILRMPDTFNRIQAGTKATTLGSFSILIGVAFANPSWTFKIIIIIVFIAISNPIGSSAIVKATYKAKNIPTNLVQDDLANRGDVNDTN; translated from the coding sequence ATGGAAATAATTAGTTATATTTTCTTAGTAATTGGTGGAATCTTCTTCTTTCTTGGAGGACTAGGAATTTTAAGAATGCCTGATACGTTCAATCGAATTCAAGCTGGTACAAAAGCAACGACATTAGGTTCGTTTTCCATTTTAATCGGAGTTGCATTTGCAAACCCATCTTGGACATTTAAAATAATTATTATTATCGTGTTTATTGCCATTTCAAATCCAATTGGATCTAGTGCAATTGTAAAGGCAACCTATAAAGCCAAAAATATTCCAACTAATTTAGTTCAAGATGATTTAGCAAATAGGGGTGATGTAAATGATACTAATTGA
- a CDS encoding cation:proton antiporter, with amino-acid sequence MIDIIVFSLLGIGLLFTVIRFIKGPTLSDKVVSLDTFNMIIIGVIAMLALVFKDNLYLDVVIIYSILSFLETVVFARYVEGKNNGNN; translated from the coding sequence ATGATAGACATCATCGTTTTTTCTTTATTAGGAATAGGTTTGTTATTTACTGTAATCCGGTTCATAAAGGGTCCAACACTAAGCGATAAAGTCGTTTCTTTGGATACATTTAACATGATTATTATTGGGGTAATTGCTATGTTAGCTCTTGTCTTTAAAGATAATCTGTATTTAGATGTCGTAATTATTTATTCTATTTTGTCATTCTTAGAAACAGTCGTGTTCGCAAGATACGTGGAGGGTAAAAATAATGGAAATAATTAG
- a CDS encoding Na+/H+ antiporter subunit E, producing MKYVATFIVLFVIYLFLAGFTISEVILGSIVSATLTLILVKFVNYKIDIYFPIKLLKFIFIYLPVFVWKLILANFDIARRVLSPKIPLNPGIVRIKTDLKGDFGKLTLANSITLTPGTLSIDIDEDYLYVHTVDVKGKSEEENRNQISQPFEKILGGIFK from the coding sequence ATGAAGTATGTAGCTACATTTATCGTGTTATTTGTCATTTATTTATTCTTGGCAGGCTTTACAATTAGTGAAGTCATACTGGGGAGTATTGTGAGTGCAACTTTAACTTTGATTTTGGTCAAATTTGTTAATTACAAAATTGATATTTATTTTCCAATCAAATTATTAAAGTTTATATTTATCTATCTCCCTGTTTTTGTTTGGAAACTTATACTGGCTAATTTTGACATTGCAAGAAGAGTACTAAGTCCCAAAATACCTTTAAATCCTGGAATTGTTCGAATTAAAACGGATTTAAAAGGCGATTTCGGCAAGCTCACTCTAGCAAATTCAATCACTTTAACGCCCGGAACCTTATCAATTGATATTGATGAAGACTACTTATATGTCCACACTGTAGATGTAAAAGGAAAAAGCGAAGAAGAAAACAGAAATCAAATAAGTCAACCTTTCGAAAAAATATTAGGAGGGATCTTCAAATGA
- a CDS encoding D-2-hydroxyacid dehydrogenase: MKIYIDPRIIGKDNYEFIVNRFPQIQISSETENSFESEVLIVMPDFFIKEDINRYKNLKWIQLLMAGYDNFDFSILQNKEVIVTNASDIFSKSIAEDVITKILVLNRKVPFFLEEMKTGSWNPIKNIPELTNSVVGILGTGSIGKEIAKRLKSFETKVIGYRRKDALVQYFDEIYSGETGLEYVLKNSDYVVIALPLTKNTINLINSKTLSLMKENALLINVARGKIVDQDALTEVLINKKIRGAGLDVTIPEPLPKSHPLWTLDNTFITPHNASSSPYMRTRITNLILQNIELYLLKKPVLFQVKE; the protein is encoded by the coding sequence ATGAAGATATACATAGATCCTAGAATCATTGGAAAAGATAATTATGAATTTATCGTAAATAGATTTCCTCAAATTCAAATTTCAAGCGAAACCGAAAATAGCTTTGAATCTGAAGTGTTAATTGTCATGCCAGATTTCTTTATAAAAGAAGATATTAATAGATACAAAAATTTAAAATGGATTCAATTGTTAATGGCCGGATACGATAATTTTGATTTTTCAATATTACAAAATAAAGAAGTAATTGTGACAAACGCAAGCGATATTTTTTCAAAATCAATTGCTGAAGATGTCATCACAAAAATTTTAGTTCTTAATCGCAAAGTTCCATTTTTTTTAGAAGAAATGAAAACGGGATCATGGAATCCAATCAAAAATATACCGGAATTAACTAACTCAGTTGTTGGAATTTTAGGAACTGGTTCAATTGGTAAAGAAATAGCAAAAAGATTAAAATCCTTTGAAACAAAGGTAATTGGTTATCGAAGAAAAGATGCACTTGTTCAATACTTTGATGAAATATATTCAGGAGAAACAGGGCTTGAATATGTTTTAAAAAATAGTGATTACGTTGTCATTGCGTTACCTCTTACCAAAAATACAATCAATTTAATTAATAGTAAAACATTATCCTTGATGAAGGAAAATGCTTTGTTAATAAATGTTGCAAGAGGAAAAATAGTGGATCAAGATGCCTTAACAGAAGTACTTATTAACAAAAAAATTAGAGGAGCAGGATTAGATGTAACAATACCAGAACCTTTACCAAAAAGCCATCCTTTGTGGACACTTGATAACACATTTATTACTCCTCATAACGCATCTTCAAGTCCATATATGCGCACTCGAATTACTAATCTTATTCTACAAAATATTGAATTATATTTATTAAAAAAGCCTGTATTATTTCAAGTAAAAGAATAA